GATAATGAGCGAGTTCGTGCAGGGCTTTGACGAGCTCAGTGACGTCGGCCCTGCGGTAACCTTTTTCGGAAGTTCAAGGGCAAAGGAGACGGACAAGTACTACAAACTCGCTTACGAGACGGCTTTCAACCTCGGGAAACTCGGTTTTACGATAATAACGGGGGGAGGACCCGGGATAATGGAGGCGGCAAACAGGGGAGCGTACGACAGCGGAACGGAAAGCATCGGACTGAACATAGACATCCCCAGAGAACAGTTTCCCAATAAGTACCAGACTAAAAACCTGAAGTTCAAATACTTCTTCGTAAGAAAAGTGATGCTCCTCAAGTACGCCATGGCTTACGTGATCTTTCCGGGAGGTTTCGGTACCTTTGATGAGCTCTTTGAAGCGCTTACACTTATACAAACTGGAAAGAGTCATAAATTCCCGTTAATACTTTTCGGCAGTGAGTACTACTCCCACCTGTTGAAGTTCATGGAAGAGGTAATGGTAAAGTTCGGAACGATAGACAAGGAAGACATTAACTTGATGGTTCTCGTGGACGACCCCAGAGACGTTGTAAAGCACATAATGAACAAAGCGAGGGAAAAGTACTTCCACTTGAAAAAGTTCGGAGAGACTTCCTTTCTGAGAAAACTTGAGAGAATATTAAAGAATTATGAGGCTTATACATCTGTCTGACATCCACGCGGGAAAGAATCTCGGGCGTGTCTCGAGAAACGAAGACGTAGTTTACGCACTCAATCAGGTAGTAGACTTTTGCAAAGAAAACAAACCCGATTTGGTCCTCGTTGCGGGAGACGTTTTCGATAAGGCTAACCCCGATAACGAGGCGAAAGAGATTATTTTCGACTTCTTCTTAAAGCTCCACTCCTTAAATATCCCGTCGGTTGTTATATCGGGAAACCACGACAGTTA
The genomic region above belongs to Aquifex aeolicus VF5 and contains:
- a CDS encoding TIGR00730 family Rossman fold protein; translation: MDKDSLRIIEELKIRQGDTWRVFKIMSEFVQGFDELSDVGPAVTFFGSSRAKETDKYYKLAYETAFNLGKLGFTIITGGGPGIMEAANRGAYDSGTESIGLNIDIPREQFPNKYQTKNLKFKYFFVRKVMLLKYAMAYVIFPGGFGTFDELFEALTLIQTGKSHKFPLILFGSEYYSHLLKFMEEVMVKFGTIDKEDINLMVLVDDPRDVVKHIMNKAREKYFHLKKFGETSFLRKLERILKNYEAYTSV